One stretch of Niallia sp. XMNu-256 DNA includes these proteins:
- a CDS encoding thiamine-binding protein: protein MANSLVSIQIIPKTKNGENSIPYVDEAIKIIIESGLKYEVHPLETTIEGDLSTILQLITKMNERMMEMGSYNVITQVKILYQPTGIAMEDLTGKYH, encoded by the coding sequence ATGGCAAACTCACTTGTTAGCATTCAAATTATTCCTAAAACAAAAAATGGAGAAAATTCCATCCCCTATGTGGATGAAGCAATTAAAATCATTATTGAGTCTGGTTTAAAATATGAAGTACACCCGCTAGAAACAACAATTGAAGGCGACTTATCAACAATATTACAGTTGATTACAAAAATGAATGAGCGGATGATGGAAATGGGCAGCTACAATGTCATTACTCAAGTAAAAATCCTTTATCAACCGACAGGGATTGCAATGGAAGATTTAACGGGGAAATACCACTAA
- a CDS encoding ABC transporter permease → MKSHFMKSWRPLSVLLLLFILWEVLVGLFEIPNWLLPSPSEIISEAALNGKDIGVHLFSTLQLTLSGFLIGTCIGLLTAIILYLLPKLRESVYPLLILSQNIPTIVLAPLLVIWFGFGVLPKMIVIALVCFFPVTVAALDGFKQTPPELRHYLAMAGANKGQLFWKLEFPYALPAIFSGIKISGTYSVMGAVISEWLGAQEGIGVYMTLASSSFRTDRVFVAIFTIMILSLLLFAIIQGLERIIVRWHHQGEESQ, encoded by the coding sequence ATGAAATCACATTTCATGAAAAGTTGGAGACCTTTATCGGTTCTCCTTCTTTTATTCATACTATGGGAGGTCTTAGTTGGATTATTCGAGATTCCAAACTGGCTCCTTCCTTCTCCAAGTGAGATTATTTCTGAAGCTGCACTAAATGGAAAAGATATCGGAGTACACCTTTTTTCTACCTTACAATTAACACTATCTGGATTTCTTATTGGCACTTGTATTGGGTTACTAACAGCAATCATTTTATACTTACTGCCGAAATTAAGAGAGTCTGTCTATCCTTTACTTATCCTGTCGCAAAATATCCCAACCATTGTTCTTGCCCCCTTATTAGTCATTTGGTTTGGATTTGGAGTACTGCCAAAGATGATCGTTATTGCTTTAGTCTGTTTCTTTCCTGTAACCGTAGCAGCTTTAGATGGATTTAAACAAACACCTCCTGAATTAAGACATTATTTAGCAATGGCTGGTGCAAATAAGGGACAATTATTCTGGAAACTGGAATTTCCGTATGCACTGCCAGCGATTTTTTCAGGAATAAAAATTTCCGGTACCTATAGTGTGATGGGGGCAGTCATTTCAGAATGGTTAGGTGCACAAGAGGGGATCGGTGTTTATATGACGTTAGCCTCTTCTTCTTTTCGTACGGACCGGGTATTTGTTGCAATTTTTACAATTATGATCCTTAGCTTACTATTGTTTGCCATTATTCAAGGTTTAGAAAGAATAATTGTCCGTTGGCATCATCAAGGAGAAGAATCACAATGA
- a CDS encoding ABC transporter ATP-binding protein, translating into MTLLTLDKITKSFSTKKIIDELSLQIDDGEFVSIIGPSGSGKSTLFHLIGGIITPDEGSIELNGEQINGQRGSISYMPQAPSLLPWRTILQNVLLGQELQGEKNVEKAKAMIEKAGLKDYLHSYPTQLSGGMKQRVSFIRALLSPQPLILLDEPFSALDELTRQDMQKWLLSIWDEYRKTILFVTHNIDEALFLSDRIVLLSAKPAKIINEFVIPFQRPREENLLLTDEFLDWKRKIYSAFKAT; encoded by the coding sequence ATGACTTTACTTACACTTGATAAGATTACTAAATCCTTTTCAACAAAAAAAATCATTGACGAATTATCATTGCAAATTGACGACGGAGAATTTGTATCCATTATTGGACCGTCAGGGAGCGGGAAAAGTACTTTGTTTCATTTAATTGGAGGCATCATCACCCCTGATGAAGGGTCAATCGAATTAAATGGTGAGCAAATTAATGGCCAGAGAGGTTCGATTAGTTATATGCCACAAGCTCCCTCGCTCCTGCCATGGAGAACCATTTTGCAGAATGTTTTACTTGGTCAGGAGTTACAAGGAGAAAAAAATGTGGAGAAAGCGAAAGCAATGATTGAAAAAGCAGGGTTAAAAGATTATCTCCATTCCTATCCCACTCAACTTTCAGGTGGGATGAAACAAAGAGTCTCTTTTATTCGTGCATTACTCAGTCCTCAACCTCTTATTCTTCTAGATGAACCTTTCTCTGCATTGGATGAATTAACCCGTCAAGATATGCAAAAGTGGCTCCTTTCCATTTGGGATGAATATCGAAAAACGATTTTGTTTGTCACTCATAATATTGATGAAGCGCTTTTTCTATCCGATCGCATTGTCTTGCTATCAGCAAAGCCTGCTAAAATCATCAACGAATTTGTCATTCCATTTCAAAGGCCACGAGAAGAAAATTTATTATTAACAGATGAATTTCTTGATTGGAAGCGAAAAATTTATTCTGCTTTTAAAGCTACTTAA
- a CDS encoding YjcZ family sporulation protein, protein MFGYGGCGYGYGGGYGGGYGCGGFALIVVLFILLIIVGAACFKW, encoded by the coding sequence ATGTTCGGTTATGGTGGCTGTGGATATGGTTACGGCGGCGGTTACGGCGGTGGTTATGGTTGTGGCGGTTTTGCGTTAATCGTTGTACTGTTTATCTTGTTGATCATTGTAGGTGCTGCATGCTTTAAGTGGTAA
- a CDS encoding YjcZ family sporulation protein has protein sequence MADGVYGGGFALLVVLFILLIIIGASCWGYGY, from the coding sequence ATGGCAGATGGAGTATACGGCGGAGGATTCGCTTTACTTGTTGTGTTGTTTATTTTGTTAATTATTATTGGTGCTTCATGTTGGGGTTACGGATATTAA
- a CDS encoding YitT family protein, whose product MSDKLGRKDLVHLFIIIIGSLLISVAFNLFFIPHQILSSGLSGIAIMLGLITPFDTGLLNFVLNLPLLIIGTIKLGKRFIFFTIISVLVTSLALYVIPVTPISSQPILSSIFGGVMGGIGVGIILRASGSSGGFDILAVLLTKKKDLPLGSILSGLNAIVVIFSGFIFGWDSALNTLIGIYASGKVIDTIHTSHIKLTLMIVTKKGEELQKKLLQNFFRGITIMDGYGAYTGERKRILMTVITRYQLTEIKRLINETDPQAFVNITETKEVMGSFARNK is encoded by the coding sequence ATGAGTGATAAACTAGGTAGAAAAGATTTGGTTCACTTATTTATTATTATTATTGGCTCTTTACTAATCAGTGTAGCTTTTAATCTATTTTTTATCCCGCATCAGATTCTCAGTAGTGGACTGAGTGGAATTGCAATCATGTTGGGGCTAATCACACCTTTTGATACAGGGTTATTAAATTTCGTATTAAATTTGCCTTTACTCATTATTGGGACAATCAAATTGGGTAAACGATTTATTTTCTTTACAATAATATCCGTTCTTGTGACATCTTTAGCATTGTATGTTATACCTGTTACTCCAATTTCATCACAACCGATTCTGTCATCTATTTTTGGCGGAGTAATGGGCGGGATTGGTGTCGGTATTATTCTTCGTGCTTCCGGATCCTCAGGTGGATTTGATATCCTGGCAGTCTTGTTAACGAAAAAAAAGGATCTTCCATTAGGTTCGATTCTATCAGGGTTAAATGCAATTGTCGTTATTTTTTCGGGCTTTATTTTTGGATGGGATTCGGCATTAAACACATTGATTGGGATTTATGCTTCAGGGAAGGTAATTGATACGATTCATACGAGTCATATTAAATTAACCTTAATGATTGTTACGAAAAAGGGGGAAGAGCTCCAGAAGAAATTACTCCAAAACTTCTTTCGTGGAATTACCATTATGGACGGGTACGGTGCTTATACAGGTGAGAGAAAAAGAATCTTAATGACCGTTATAACAAGATACCAGCTAACAGAAATAAAAAGACTAATTAATGAAACAGATCCACAAGCTTTTGTTAATATCACAGAAACAAAGGAAGTAATGGGTTCATTTGCACGAAATAAGTAA
- the aspA gene encoding aspartate ammonia-lyase, whose protein sequence is MSLKNTEKNKRIEKDFLGEKEIPFDAYYGIQTLRAAENFPITHYPLHTELIKALAIVKKAAALANMKTKGLYEGLGVAIVQAAEEIIQGKYHDQFIVDPIQGGAGTSINMNANEVIANRALEILREEKGDYTKLSPNTHVNMSQSTNDAFPTAIHISTLNLLDTLLETMEDMHNVFQAKATQFDAVIKMGRTHLQDAVPIRLGQEFEAYRRVLKRDIKRIKNTRENLYEVNMGATAVGTGLNADPKYIDYVVEYLAEISELPLIKSDHLVDGTQNTDAYTEVSSALKICMINMSKIANDLRLMASGPRAGLGEISLVPRQPGSSIMPGKVNPVMPEMINQVAFQVIGNDHTISLASEAGQLELNVMEPVLVFNLHQSISIMNNAFRAFTDRCLVTIEANEERLKEFVDKSVGLITAVNPHIGYEVAARIAREAIINGRSVRELCRLYDVLTDEELDLILNPYEMTNPGIAGASLLERD, encoded by the coding sequence TTGTCACTAAAAAATACAGAAAAAAATAAACGTATTGAAAAGGATTTTTTAGGAGAAAAGGAAATCCCTTTTGATGCTTACTATGGTATTCAAACATTAAGAGCTGCTGAGAATTTTCCTATTACACACTATCCTCTTCATACTGAATTAATCAAGGCATTGGCGATTGTCAAAAAAGCTGCTGCATTAGCAAACATGAAAACAAAAGGACTTTATGAAGGTCTAGGTGTGGCGATTGTACAAGCTGCTGAGGAAATTATCCAAGGAAAATACCATGATCAATTCATTGTCGATCCGATTCAAGGTGGTGCAGGAACATCCATTAATATGAATGCTAATGAAGTTATCGCCAATCGAGCCCTTGAAATATTGAGAGAAGAAAAAGGCGATTATACAAAACTAAGCCCTAACACACACGTGAACATGTCACAATCAACAAATGACGCCTTCCCGACTGCCATTCACATTTCAACTTTAAACCTATTAGATACTTTGCTAGAAACAATGGAAGATATGCATAATGTATTTCAAGCAAAGGCTACACAATTTGATGCAGTGATTAAAATGGGGAGGACCCACTTACAGGATGCGGTCCCAATCCGCCTCGGTCAGGAATTTGAAGCATACCGCCGTGTACTGAAACGTGATATTAAGAGGATTAAAAACACCCGTGAGAATTTATATGAAGTAAATATGGGAGCAACAGCGGTTGGAACCGGATTAAATGCCGATCCTAAATATATCGATTATGTAGTTGAATATTTGGCTGAGATCAGTGAACTTCCTCTAATAAAGTCAGATCACCTTGTTGATGGAACACAAAATACGGATGCTTACACAGAAGTATCATCCGCGCTAAAAATTTGTATGATTAATATGTCTAAAATAGCCAATGACTTACGTCTAATGGCCTCTGGACCGAGGGCAGGTTTAGGAGAAATTTCACTAGTTCCTAGACAACCAGGCTCCTCCATCATGCCAGGAAAAGTAAACCCGGTTATGCCAGAAATGATTAATCAAGTCGCTTTCCAAGTAATTGGCAATGATCATACCATTAGTTTAGCGTCTGAAGCAGGGCAATTAGAATTAAATGTGATGGAACCGGTTCTAGTGTTTAACTTGCATCAATCGATCAGCATCATGAATAATGCTTTCAGGGCCTTTACCGATCGTTGCTTAGTTACCATTGAAGCAAATGAAGAAAGGTTAAAAGAATTTGTTGATAAAAGTGTTGGATTAATCACAGCTGTAAATCCACATATTGGTTATGAAGTGGCTGCTCGAATCGCACGTGAAGCGATTATTAATGGTCGTTCAGTAAGAGAATTATGCCGTTTATATGATGTTTTGACCGATGAAGAACTAGACCTTATCTTAAATCCTTACGAAATGACCAATCCTGGGATTGCCGGTGCTTCTCTTCTCGAACGAGATTGA